The genomic DNA CACACGGCCAAGGGCCTGGAGTTCCCGGTGGTGTTCCTGACCGGCATGGAACAGGGACTCTTCCCGCACCAGCGCTCCGCCACCGACCCGGCCGAGCTCGCCGAGGAACGCCGCCTGGCCTACGTGGGCCTGACCCGCGCCCGGCAGCGCCTTTACCTCACCCGCTCCGAGGTGCGCAGCATGTGGGGGCAGAGCCAGTACAACCCCGCCAGCCAGTTTGTCGGCGAGGTCCCGGCCGAACTGATCGAGTGGAAGCGCGAGGGGATGGACCGGCCCACGTGGGGCGGCGGAGGCAGCATCACCTCCAGCCGCTACGGCGGATCATCCTGGGGCGCCGGTGCACCGATGGGAACCGGCGGCAGTACAGCCAACGCCCCGGTGGCCAAGGCCATGGGGCGCGTACAGCCGCAGAAGGAAGTCATTTCCGTAGCCGCGGGCGACAAGGTCAACCACACCTCCTTCGGGCACGGCACGGTGCTCGCGGTGGAAGGCGCCGGGGATAAAACGGTAGCCAAGGTGAAATTCGACATTGGCGAAAAACGCCTGCTGCTGCGCTATGCGCCCCTGACGAAGGAGTCCTGAAAGAGACGCCTGTCATAGCGCAGGCCCCCTCATTTCTACAAACGATAGAAGTGTGTGCTTCATCACTAAAGGGGTAGTCTGTGATCGGCGCCAAGCGCCGAGGGACTAAAGTTCCCAATGGAGCAGACCGGCTGGATGCATCTGCTCTGCGATCGTCAGATCGAATGTAAACCTACTTCGACGTAGAAGGACACTAGCCCGTGGACCTGTTTGAATATCAGGCGCGCGATCTGTTTGAGGCGCACGGTGTACCCGTGCTTGCCGGAATCGTGGCGCACACTCCTGAAGAAGCCAAAGCTGCTGCTGAGAAGATCGGCGGCGTCGTTGTCGTCAAGGCACAGGTCAAGGTTGGTGGCCGCGGCAAGGCCGGCGGCGTAAAGGTCGCAAAGACCGCCGATGAGGCTTTCGAGCACGCGTCCAACATCCTCGGCATGGACATCAAGGGCCACACCGTTAACAAGGTGATGATTGCCCAGGGTGCCGATATCGCCGAGGAATTCTACTTCTCGGTCCTGCTGGACCGCGCCAACCGCAACTACCTGGCCATGTGCTCGGTTGAAGGCGGCATGGAGATTGAGCAGCTGGCCGTGGAGCGTCCCGACGCCCTGGCCCGCGTGGCCGTTGATCCGGCCGTCGGCATCGACTCCGCCAAGGCTGCAGAGATCGTCGACGCCGCCGGGTTCGCACCCGAGCTGCGCGACGGAGTCATCAACGCCATCATCAAGCTGTGGGACGTCTTCACCAAGGAAGACGCCACCCTGGTTGAGGTCAACCCGCTGGTCCGCACCGGCGCCGGTGACATCGTTGCCCTCGACGGCAAGGTGTCCCTCGACGAGAACGCAGACTTCCGCCAGCCCGGCCACGCCGAGCTGGAGGACAAGGACGCCGCTGATCCGCTCGAGGCCAAGGCCAAGGAAAACGACCTCAACTACGTCAAGCTGGACGGCGAAGTTGGCATCATCGGCAACGGCGCCGGTCTGGTGATGTCCACCCTCGACGTGGTGGCCTACGCCGGCGAAAAGCACGGCAACGTCAAGCCTGCCAACTTCCTGGACATCGGCGGCGGAGCCTCGGCATCCGTCATGGCCGCCGGCCTGGACGTCATCCTGAATGACTCCCAGGTCAAGTCCGTATTCGTCAACGTCTTCGGCGGCATCACCGCCTGTGACGCCGTCGCCAACGGCATCGTCAAGGCCCTGGAAATCCTGGGCGACGAAGCCAACAAGCCGCTGGTTGTCCGTCTCGACGGCAACAACGTCGAGGAAGGCCGCCGCATCCTCGCCGAGGCCAACCACCCGCTGGTCACCCTGGCCACCACCATGGACGAAGGCGCCGACAAGGCCGCCGAGCTCGCTCACGCCGCTCGCTAACCGAGCCTGTCGAAACCTAGAAGAGAGAATCCACCTATGTCTATCTACTTGAACAAGGACTCCAAGGTCATCGTTCAGGGCATCACCGGCGGCGAAGGCACCAAGCACACCGCCCTGATGCTCAAGGCCGGCACCCAGGTTGTCGGCGGCGTCAACGCCCGCAAGGCAGGCACCACCGTCACCCACGGCGACGTTGAACTGCCCGTCTTCGGCACCGTTGCCGAGGCCATCGACAAGACCGACGCCGATGTCTCCATCGTCTTCGTGCCGCCGGCCTTCACCAAGGACGCCGTCATGGAAGCCATCGACGCCGGCATCGGCCTCGTTGTGGTCATCACCGAAGGCGTCCCCGTACAGGATTCCGCCGAGTTCTGGGCCCACGCCCAGTCCAAGGTGGACGCCGACGGCAACCAGGTCACCCGCATCATCGGCCCGAACTGCCCCGGCATCATCACCCCCGGTGAAGCACTGGTCGGCATCACGCCCGCCAACATCACCGGCAAGGGCCCCATCGGCCTGGTGTCCAAGTCCGGGACCCTGACCTACCAGATGATGTACGAACTGCGCGATCTTGGCTTCTCCACCGCCATCGGCATCGGCGGCGACCCGGTTATCGGCACCACCCACATCGACGCCCTGGCTGCGTTCGAAGCGGATCCCGAAACCAAGGCGATCGTGATGATCGGCGAAATCGGCGGCGACGCCGAAGAGCGCGCAGCCGAGTTCATCAAGGCCAACGTCACCAAGCCGGTTGTCGGCTACGTGGCAGGCTTCACGGCTCCCGAAGGCAAGACCATGGGCCACGCAGGCGCCATCGTCTCCGGTTCCGCCGGAACCGCCCAGGCCAAGAAGGAAGCCCTCGAGGCTGCCGGCGTCAAGGTCGGCAAGACGCCGTCCGAGACCGCCACCCTGCTGCGCGAAGTTTACGCAGCCCTCTAGTTCCACCACGCACGCCCCCGTCCCGCGGATACATTCCGCGGGACGGGGGTTTTGTGCGTACTGATCCGGTTAGAAAGTTAGACATGTCCACCTCAGTAACAAACGGTCCCGGCAAGGCCGGCGCATCCCGGCATAAACGGGCCCTGCGCCGCGCCTCCTGGATTGTCACCCTTGGCGGTTTCCTGTTCGGTTATGACACCGGCGTCATCAACGGCGCACTGCCATACATGCAGGACGATTTGGGCCTGACCCCGTTCACCGAGGGCCTCATCACCTCCAGCCTGCTCTTCGGCGCGGCGTTTGGCGGTGCCATCTCCGGCAAGCTGACCGACCGGTTTGGTCGCCGCCGCGTGCTGATGGGACTCGCCGTCGTGTTCCTGCTGGGTACGCTGGGTACCTCGCTGGCGCCCACCATTGCCGTGATGGTGATCTCCCGGATCGTGCTGGGGCTGGCAGTGGGCGGCGCTTCGGCGCTGGTGCCCCTGTTCCTGGCCGAACTGGCTCCCGCTGAACGGCGTGGCCAGATGGTGACCCGCGACCAGCTGATGATTGTTACCGGCCAGCTGGTTGCCTTCATCGCCAACGCGGTGATCGGCAACATCTGGGGTGAGGATCAGGGCGTCTGGCGCTGGATGCTCGTGGTGGCCACCCTCCCTGCCATCGCGCTGTGGATCGGTATCGCGTTTGTGCCCGAAAGCCCGCGCTGGCTGGCCTCCAAGGGCCGTTTCGCGGAAACCCTTACCGCCCTGCGCCGTATCCGCAGCGCGGAAGCGGCGGAGTCGGAGTACAACGAGGTGCGCGGACTCGCGGAGAAGGAGTCTGCCTCCGCCGGGAGCCTGCGTGACTTCGCCGAACCGTGGCTGATGCGGGTGCTGCTGATCGGCATGGGCCTGTCCATCGTCCAGCAGATCACCGGCGTCAACGCGATCATGTACTACGGCACGCAGATCCTCGCCAATGCAGGATTCGGTACGGAAGCGGCCCTCACGGCCAACATCGCCAACGGCGTGGTCTCCGTGGCCGCAGCCTGTGTCGGCATCTGGCTCCTGGGGCGGGTCCGGCGCCGCCGAATGCTGATGACCGGCCTCGTCGGCACCGCATCCTCCCTGCTGCTGATCGGGATCGTGTCCCTGACTGTGGCCGAGGGCAGCCTCCGCGGGTACCTCATCCTGGCCCTGACCGTGACGTTCCTGGCCTTCCAGCAGGGCGCCGTATCGCCGGTCACCTGGCTGATGCTCTCCGAGATCTTCCCGCTGAAGGTCCGCGGGCTCGGCATCGGCATGTCGGTCTTTGTGCAGTGGATGACCAACTTTGCCGTTGGATTCTCCTTCCCGATCCTGATGGCTGCCATCGGCATCTCCAACACCTTCTTTATCTTTGTGGTGCTCGGGATCCTGGCCCTGCTGTTTGTCCGCCGGTACGTCCCGGAAACCCGCGGCCAGAGCCTGGAACAGGTGGAGGAACAGCTCCGCGCCGCCGGCACCAAGTAGCCCGCGCAGACGCACAACGGAAGGGACCCTGCACGCTGCAGGGTCCCTTCCGCCTTTCCAAGATCCCCTAGGGAACGGCAGGGTATGCCGCGACCGTGGGCACCGTCACCGACGCAGTGAAGCTGGTGAGCGCGGTGGCCTTCGGCGGCGCGTAGACGGACGTGGCCGGCGTAACCTGCAGCACCAGCCTGCTGGCGGACGTTACGGTGTAGGACACCTCTTCCAATGGCAGGGTCACGGTGTGTTCTTTGCCGTCCAGGACCAGCGGCACCGGCGTCACCTGGTTGCCCAGCACCAGGGAAGCTCGGGCCTTATCTATGATCTGCGCGTAAACGTGGGTGCTGCCCTGCCGGGCTGACCCTCTGTAGGTGAGCGTCAGCTGCGGCGCCCCGAAGACCGAAGTGGTGACCGCCGGTGAGGTAATCGGTACGTTGACTGCTACCGGTGCAACCGCAGCCGCTACCACTGCGCCGCTGACGGCGGCGGGGGAGAGGAGCATGGATCCCCGCCCCGCACCCGTAAGGGAGCCGGTGGCTTCCGGGTAGCCCGGAGCAGCCCGGGTGACGCCGTGCTGATCAATGAACTCGAAAGCGGCTCCGGTGTCCACCGGCTGGTCCCGGAGGTATTTACTGAACCAGTTCAGCACCGCCGGGGTAATCCGGTCCGGACCGGCCGCGGAGTTGCACAAGCCGTGGCCGCCGCAGAACTGCAGCATCTTGGTGGGGGTGCCGGTGCTGCTGATCAGGCGATAGTTCCGGGTGGCCTCATCAAGGGTGAACAGCGTATCCGCAGTGCCCTGGATGATCAGCGTGGGAGCAGTAATGGAGGTGAACATACTTTCCGGAGTCAGCGACTCGAAGTAGGCAATGGATTCGGCGCTGAGTTGGTTTGGATAGGTCAGCCCTTCCCTGCAGGCCTTCCGGACCGGAGCGGCCAGGGCGCCCTGGTTTCCCACCAGCGAACCCAGCTGGCCCAGTGCCGTACCTTCGGCACAGAGCAGGGCACCCCAACCGCTCTTGAAGGAGCCCGCCTTGTAGAGACTGGTGGTCAGGTCATTCCAGGCGATGGTGGGCGTGATCGCGTCCACCCGCTGGTCCTGAGAGGCGAGGACAAACTGGATGCCGCCGCCGTAGGATGCCCCGGCCATGCCCAGCACAGGATCCCCCGGGGCGTCCAGGCTCGCTTCCGGCTGCGCTGCGATGTAGTCAATGAGGGCCGATCCGTCCCGGCCCTCATAAGCGGGGTTGTTGACATAGGCCTCACCGCCGCTGAGGCCGAACCCGCGCGGGTCCCATGTGACCACGTTGTACCCGGCTTCCCGCAGCGGCGCGATGCCGATGGAGCCGATCAGGGTGCTGGTGGAGGTGGCCGGCAGGCGTCCGCCGGGAAGCCCGAATCCGGGCCCCACCATCACGGTAGGGGCCTGCTGCCCGGCGGCGAGCCCTGTGGCAGGGAAGAAATTGGTATGGATAGGCGTGCCGTCAAAGCTGGTGACGACGACGTCGGTGCGCGCTGCCGGTGCCGCAGCAGTGGGGGCAGCCGGTGCTGCCACAGCGGGTACGGCAGCCAGTGTGGGGCCCAGCAAAGCTGCGGCAACCGCCAAAACGCCCAGGTGTTTCCTCATAATGACCTCATTGTCCGTGGGGAAGAAGATTGGTTACCGACTGGTAACTTCCCGCAGACTATGGAGAGGCCGGCGGGGGCACAAGCTTTGTGCAACATATTGAACCGATAGTGGCGTCCTTTTTGGCGTTGTCTATTGTGCTGCGATGGTCAGTGGTTTAGAGGACGCCGGTACGGCATGGACGGTTTCAGGCAGACAGAATGCCCCCGCACCTATGGTGCGGGGGCATTCCGGGATGATTCTCGGTGCTTGCCTGCGGCTACTTGCCGCCGCGGGCACCGCCGTCGCGGTCTGTGCCCTCTGGCGCCGCGCTCTTGGAGGCCGCGCTATCGGCCGGCACCACACCGTTGTTGGATGCTGCCGGCTCCTGGCGTTCGTCATGCTCGGTGGTGTGCAGGTCGAAGGAGGAACCGTGCTCCTCCACGCCGGCCTGAATGGCACGGCCGACAACGGATACCGCGAGCTTGCGCCGCAGCGAAAGCGGATCCCTGGCCAGGTCCTTAACCAGTGCCACGGTTAGCAGCAACATCACCACGGCAAAGGGCAAAGCCGCCACAATGGTGATTCGCTGCAGGCCGTCCAATGCCTCGGCAGGTTCGTCGCCGCCGGCCAGCAGCATCACTGCCGCCACGCCACCGGTAAGGATTCCCCAGAAGACGACGACGGCACGGGGCGGGGTTTCCGCGCCGTTGGAGCTCATTGAGGCCATCACGATGGATGCGGAGTCTGCTCCGGTGACGAAGAAGATTGCGATGAGGATCATGGCCAGAACGCCGACGGCGCCGGCCAGCAGATTCGGCATCGGCAGGGCAGCGAAGAGATCGAAGAGCGATCCGTCGAAGGAAATGGTGGGTTCCCCGTCCACCATGGTGACCAGCCCCTCGGATCCATTGGCCGCTGCTTCCTGCTGGGTGCCGATGGCCGCGCCGCCAAAGACGGAGAACCAGACAACGCTGACGGCGAAGGGCACCAGCAGGACGCCGGTAACAAACTGCCGGATGGTGCGCCCGCGGCTGATCCGGGCGATGAACATACCCACGAACGGCGTCCAGGAGAGCCACCAGGCCCAGTAGAAGATGGTCCAGCTGGAGAGCCAGGCGCGCATGGCTTCATCGCCGGTCACTTCGGTCCGGGAAGCCATCTGGGCCATGTTCGCGGCGTAGTCGCCAATGGCAGCGGGAACCACGTTGAGTATGAACAGGGTTGGGCCCACCACGAAGATGATCGCGGCGAGGACGAAAGCCAGGACCATGTTGATGTTGGACAGCCACTGGATGCCGCGGGAAATGCCGGACACGGCGGAGGCCACAAAACAGCCGGTGAGGACGGCGACAATGGCCACCAGAATGGGTGTGCCCACCGTACCCAGGAAGCCGGTGGCCTGGAGGCCGCTGCCGATCTGGAGGGCGCCGAGGCCCAGGGAAGCGGCGGTGCCAAAGAGCGTCGCGAAGATCGCGAAGATGTTCAGGACCTTGCCCAGCGGGCCGTCCACGCGCTTGGCGCCGAAGAGCGAGGTGAAGGCGGAGGAGATCAGCTGCTTGCGGCCCAGCCGGTAGGTGCCGTAGGCCATGGCAATACCCACCACGGCGTACATGGCCCAGGGGTGCAGGCCCCAGTGGAACAGCGAGGTTCCCATAGCGGTCTGCAGCGCTTCCGGGGTCTGGGCATCCACCGTGCCCGGCGGTGGGGAGATGTAGTAGAACAGCGGTTCTGCGACGCCGTAGAACATCAGGCCGATGCCCATGCCGGCGGAGAACATCATGGCTATCCAGGACACGGTCTTGTACTGGGGTTCCTCGCCGTCCTGGCCCAGCGGAATGCGGCCGAACCGGCCCACGGCCAGCCAGATGACATACACCACGAGGAACGAAGCCAGCAGGACGAAGAACCAGCCGGCATTGGTGATCACCCAGTCAAGCGCCGTCTGGGAGACGGCGGAAAGGTTGTCCGTTCCGAAGAAGCCCCACGCAATAAATGCCAGGGCGAGGACACCGGTGACGGCAAAGAGCAGCTTGTCCAGTTTCGCGGGTACACCGCGGCTGAGTGCCTTCTCCTGCGCGCGTTGCCCCTCAATCATCAGCTGGACAAGTTCGTGTTCCTGCTCCACCACCGGGAGGGAGGACGTGGTGGTTTCATCGATGGTGATGGCGAGCCGTGAGGACGCGGGATCACCGTCGTGCATTGCGGAGTCGCGCGGCGGACCTTCTGTGGTAGCCATAGGCCTTTCCTTATGTCAGCGCAAAGGGCCGGGTCCTTGTGACGGACCCGGGGCAGGCAGAAAGGCAACCACTCCCGGCGGCGGGGCTCAGAGTACCGCCCACAGTCCGCCGGATTTCTTAAAAGCAACGCGGCCGGACCTCTGCGTCCCTTTACATAATTCGCGAGTGTGTTCCTTTCAACGTTGCGGGCGGCTTCGTTGCAAGTCAAATCGGCTGGTTCCATTTCCGTGCCCGGCAACGCGCGCCGAACAGGCTGTGGCAGCATGCCGGTAGTGGTGGCCGGCCCGCCGGACGGGTCCCGGACCTAGAGTGCGGTGGTGCCGAAGAACATACCCAGCAGGTAGGTTGCGGCCGCGGCACCGAAGCCAATGGCAAGCTGCCGCAGGGCCCGCTTGAGCGGGGAAGCACCGGACAGCAGACCCACGACGGCGCCTGTCATCAGCAGTGCCAGACCCACCAGTACGCAGGAGAGGACAACGGCGGTCAGGCCGGTCAGGCCGAACAGGTACGGGAGTACCGGGATGACGGCGCCGGAGGCGAAGAAGCAGAAGCTCGACGCGGCAGCGCCGAGGCCCGTGCCCACGGACTCGTGCTGGTCCCGGGCCTCCCCGGCGTCGTCAGCCTCGGGATTCAGTGAGAAGCTCGGATCACAGTCGCAGCTGAAAAGTCCCATCCGCTCGGCCGCCCGGTGCTCGGCCGCTTCCTTGGACATGCCCCTGGCGCGGTAGACCAGCACCAGCTCATTGGCATCAATGTCCAGTGACTTCGCGGCGGAAAGCGTGATCTGCGTGGGCCGGGAGGCGTCCAGAAGTTCGCGCTGGGAGCGCACGGACACGTATTCGCCGGCACCCATGGACAAGGCGCCGGACAGCAGGCCGGCCAGACCGCTGATCAGGATGAAGGTGCTGGAGACCCCGGTGGCGCCGATGCCCATAATGAGGGCAAGGTTGCTCACCAGGCCGTCATTGGCGCCGAACACCGCCGCGCGGAAGTTACCGGACAGCCTGGTCCGGCCCCGCGTTGCCAGACCGCGGACCACTTCCTCATGGATCTGTTCATCAGCGGCCATGGCGCTGGTGGCATTCGGGTCCTGGGAATACGGAGACCGGCCCTCCGCCCGCTGGGCAAGGGCCAGCACAAACACCGAACCGAACCGGCGGGCCAGCAGGCCCAGCATCCGGTTGCGGAGGGAGGGGCGCAGCGGCCGGCCGGCGTCGTCGCCCAGCAGGCTGCGCCAGTGCTCTTCATGGCGTCCCTCCGCTTCGGCGAGGGCCAGCAAAATGTCCCGCTCTTCGCCCTCGCGGCGTTCAGCAAGGTAACGGTAGGTGGCTGCTTCGGCCTGCTCATCGGCCAGGTACTGGCGCCAGCGTTTCTTATCGGCCGCCGTCGGCTGGTGCGGGCTTTCGCCTGAACGGTCCGGCGAGGGGGAGGGGTTCACGGTGCTCCTGACAGGGACCGGAACGCATGGGGATCCGGCCAGCTTAGCTACGACTCTTCTGACCGAAGGTCTCGCTCGCCCGCCGCTGATGCCGGCGGGTGGACTGCCGGGACGCCGCAGCGTCCAGTGTGTCGACAGGCCTCGGGCTGACAGGCTGCGCCATCCCAGACATCACTTCAGACATCGTTCAGAACACAGACCCGGCCGGAGCTACTCCCCTTCGACGCCCAAGTGTAGTCGATCCCGGTGTGCAAAACCCGCCGGCTCGCGGTAAGGCACGGTTTGGGCCAAGACACAGCAGCTTAAGGCAAAGCCGGGCAGGCGCTAAAGTCAATTACGTGAGCAATAACTTTCCTGTCCCGGATCCGGACCGTCCATGGACCCGCCACTACAGCGACGGGGTCCTGACAAGTTTCAGCCTTCCCGAGGGTTCCCTGGTGGACATGGTGGAGACGTCGGTACGTAAATACGGTTCCAAAACCGCGCTGCAGTTCTTTGGTGCCACCACCAGCTACGCCGAGCTGGGTGAACAGATCCGCCGGGCAGCGGCGGGACTGCAGAAGCTGGGTGTACGCAAGGGGGACCGGGTGGCGCTGGTGCTGCCCAATTGCCCGCAGCATGTCGTGGCGTTCTACGCCATCCTGCGGCTGGGCGCTGTAGTGGTGGAGCACAACCCCCTCTACACCGACCGTGAGCTGCGGCACCAGTTCGAAGACCACGGCGCCACTGTGGCCATTGTCTGGGACAAGACCGTCCAGCAGATCCAGGACCTGCCCGCGGACATCCCGGTGCACACCATCATTTCCGTTGGCCTGATCGAAGCCATGCCGCTGAGCAACCGGCTGGCATTGAAGCTGCCGGTTGCCAAGGCCCGCACGGCCCGCGCCGCGCTGACGGCAGACAAACGGCCGCGCAGCGGGGCACGGAAGGTGCTGACCTGGAAGACGCTGCTGGACACCCGGCCGCTGCGCCGCCGGCACCCGCGTCCGGAGTCCTCGGACCTGGCGGCCATCCAGTACACCAGCGGCACCACGGCCGATCCGAAGGGGGCAATGCTCTCGCACGCCAACCTGATGGCGAACGCCGCGCAGGGCCGCGCCTGGGTGCAGGGCCTGCGCCCCGGCAAGGAAACCGTCTATGCCGTGCTGCCGATGTTCCACGCCTACGGCCTGACGCTGAGCCTGACCTTTGCCATGAGCATGGGCGCCCGCCTGGTATTGTTCCCGAAGTTTGATGTGGACCTCACCCTGCAGGCCATGAAGAAAACGCCCGCAACCTTCCTGCCGGCAGTACCGCCCATCTACGACCGGCTCGCGGCTGCCGCAGCGGAACAGGGCGTCTCGCTCAAGGGTGTCCGGTTCGCCATCTCCGGAGCCATGAACCTGCCGCCGAAAACGGTGGAAACCTGGGAAGCGGCAACCGGCGGGCACCTGATCGAAGGTTACGGGCTGACCGAAACCTCCCCTGTGGCGCTGGGTAACCCCTTCGGTCCCAGCCGCAAGCCCGGCACCGTGGGTGTGCCCTTCCCCGAGACCGATATCCGCATTGTGGATCCGGAGAATCCCACCGTGGAGGTGCAGTACGGCACGCCCGGCGAACTGCTGATCAAGGGCCCGCAGGTCTTTGGCGGTTACTGGAACAAGCCCCGGGAATCCGAAGCGGCGCTGCTTGAGGGCGGCTGGTTCCGCACCGGCGATATTGTGTCCATGGACGACGACGGATTTGTCACCATCCGGGACCGGATCAAGGAACTGATCATTACCGGCGGTTTCAACGTCTCCCCGTCCGAAGTGGAGGACGCCCTGAAGCGGCACGAGTCCGTGGATGATGCCGCGGTGGTGGGCATGGCCCGGACCGGAGGCGGCGAGGACGTGGTGGCCGCCGTGGTGCTCAAGCCCGGCTCGGGATTCAATGCCGAAGGGCTGCGTGCCTATGTGCGCAATGAACTGGCCGCCTACAAGGTCCCGCGGCGCATCGTGGAAATCCAGGAACTGCCGCGTTCGCTGATCGGCAAGGTCCTGCGCCGGCATGTGCGCGATAACCTGCAGAACGGCATCGACGGATCGTCCGCTACACCCGACCAGGGCACTGCGCCCGTCAATCCTGACGCCGGTCCTGCCGGTGCCCCGAAACAGCCCTGAGCAGAGAGAGCGGACATGAGCGCATCAAGCACGCAGCGGAAGGACCGGCCTGCCGAAGCCGACCACACCAGGCCCGGCCGGTATTGGAGCGGCCCGCTGGGGCATGCCGCACAGCGTGCGGCACAGATCCTGCTGATCCTGGTGCTCGTGTCAGTGTCCGTGTACGGGCTCCGGCAGATCACGCTGGTGGTGATCCCTGTCCTTCTTGCCCTCATCCTGGGGGCGGCGATCGCTCCCTTCGTGAATTGGCTGCGTCGTAAGGGATGGCCCAGTGCACTGGCTACGGGGTTGTCCTTCCTGCTGCTGCTGGCGATCTTCGGCGGCCTGGTGACGGGCATTGTTTTTGCCATTCGCAGCGAGTGGTCTTCCCTGGTGGACCAGGCAGTCCAGGGCTTCGACAAGCTCTATGACTTCATCCTGAACGGCCCCCTGCCGATCGATGACAACATGCTCAGGGACGCCCGGGACGCGGCGATCGATTTCGCCACCAGCAGCACCGTCAGTAACGGGGCAATCGCGGGCCTGTCAGCAGCGACGTCCTTTATCACCGGATTCCTCCTGATGGCCGTGGTGCTGTTCTACTTCCTGAAGGACGGGGACCGGATCTGGGCGTTCTTCCTGCGGTGGTTCCCCGAAGACCGGCGCGAAAAGGCCCGCATCTCCGGCTTCCGGGTCATGGAAGTCCTCGGCGGCTACATCCGGGGCACCGCCATCGTGGCACTGGTGGACTCGGTCTGCATCGGTGCGGCCCTGTTCATCCTGCAGGTCCCGCTGGCCCTGCCACTGACAGTGATCGTCTTCGTCGGTTCCTTCATTCCGCTGGTGGGTGCAACGGCGGCCGGAGTGTTCGCCGCCCTGATTGCGCTTGTAGCCAACGGCCCCGTGGTGGCGCTGGTGGTGGTGGTGGTGATCATTGCCGTGAACCAGATCGAAGGAAACTTCCTGCAGCCCGTGGTGATGGGTAAATCCCTGAGCATCCATGCCCTGGTCATCCTCCTGGCCCTGACCGCCGGAACCATCCTGGCCGGGATTATCGGCGCCATCCTGGCGGTACCCATCACGGCCGTCGGCTGGGCGGTCATCAAGGTGTGGACCGGGGAAGACAACGGTGAGGACATCGAGGAGCTGGCTGAGATCCCTGATCCCGAGGAACAGCCCGAAATGGAATCCGCGGAGAGCTGACGCGTGAAGGCCCTGCCCGTAGAACCTACCAACGCGCCGGTTGCCATCGGCGTGCGCATCCGTGCCGCCCGGCAGGCCCGCAGGATGACCATTGAACAGGTGGCCGAGGCAACCGGCCTGAC from Arthrobacter zhangbolii includes the following:
- a CDS encoding long-chain-fatty-acid--CoA ligase, translated to MSNNFPVPDPDRPWTRHYSDGVLTSFSLPEGSLVDMVETSVRKYGSKTALQFFGATTSYAELGEQIRRAAAGLQKLGVRKGDRVALVLPNCPQHVVAFYAILRLGAVVVEHNPLYTDRELRHQFEDHGATVAIVWDKTVQQIQDLPADIPVHTIISVGLIEAMPLSNRLALKLPVAKARTARAALTADKRPRSGARKVLTWKTLLDTRPLRRRHPRPESSDLAAIQYTSGTTADPKGAMLSHANLMANAAQGRAWVQGLRPGKETVYAVLPMFHAYGLTLSLTFAMSMGARLVLFPKFDVDLTLQAMKKTPATFLPAVPPIYDRLAAAAAEQGVSLKGVRFAISGAMNLPPKTVETWEAATGGHLIEGYGLTETSPVALGNPFGPSRKPGTVGVPFPETDIRIVDPENPTVEVQYGTPGELLIKGPQVFGGYWNKPRESEAALLEGGWFRTGDIVSMDDDGFVTIRDRIKELIITGGFNVSPSEVEDALKRHESVDDAAVVGMARTGGGEDVVAAVVLKPGSGFNAEGLRAYVRNELAAYKVPRRIVEIQELPRSLIGKVLRRHVRDNLQNGIDGSSATPDQGTAPVNPDAGPAGAPKQP
- a CDS encoding AI-2E family transporter produces the protein MSASSTQRKDRPAEADHTRPGRYWSGPLGHAAQRAAQILLILVLVSVSVYGLRQITLVVIPVLLALILGAAIAPFVNWLRRKGWPSALATGLSFLLLLAIFGGLVTGIVFAIRSEWSSLVDQAVQGFDKLYDFILNGPLPIDDNMLRDARDAAIDFATSSTVSNGAIAGLSAATSFITGFLLMAVVLFYFLKDGDRIWAFFLRWFPEDRREKARISGFRVMEVLGGYIRGTAIVALVDSVCIGAALFILQVPLALPLTVIVFVGSFIPLVGATAAGVFAALIALVANGPVVALVVVVVIIAVNQIEGNFLQPVVMGKSLSIHALVILLALTAGTILAGIIGAILAVPITAVGWAVIKVWTGEDNGEDIEELAEIPDPEEQPEMESAES